A window of the Lactuca sativa cultivar Salinas chromosome 5, Lsat_Salinas_v11, whole genome shotgun sequence genome harbors these coding sequences:
- the LOC111897875 gene encoding serine/threonine-protein kinase Nek6 → MSQMEAENGDGKSKMDDYEVIEQIGRGAFGAAFLVLHKIEKKKYVMKKIRLNKQTEKFKKTAHQEMDLISRLNHPYVVEYKDAWVDKAGICIVTAYCEGGDIAELVRKARGAYFPEEKLCKWLTQLLLALDYLHTNRVLHRDLKCSNIFLTKENDIRLGDFGLAKLLNSEDLASSVVGTPNYMCPELLADIPYGYKSDIWSLGCCMFEICAHQQPFRAPDMSGLINKINRSTISPLPIVYSSTLKQIIKTMLRKSPEHRPTAAELLRHPHLQHYLLKCHNPSSVFLPVKPPNSPKDNKTPKKHSPMKQNDTKEKERDVQVLKQKVQVTNENAEIPVRSLHNNPIFMEETNLETKRVDPTSYFSGDTSCETTTVCNGDGPEKVSMKSSSLDLLSNGEQEETSPQILEKRDEGILGNEKKDNLVEETTTSNTGELGDEENVSNRVIICEVDTEEQLQPQLQPRAVESEPVKPVVDQEAEKGAPVAEPEPSSEWLNPTQQRADALESLLELCARLLKQEKLEELAAVLKPFGEETVSSRETAIWLTKSLMGAQKFAGGGS, encoded by the exons ATGTCCCAAATGGAAGCAGAAAATGGCGATGGCAAGTCGAAGATGGATGATTATGAGGTTATTGAACAGATTGGTAGAGGCGCTTTTGGAGCTGCTTTTCTTGTTCTCCATAAGATTGAAAAAAAGAA GTATGTCATGAAGAAGATTAGGTTGAATAAGCAAACAGAGAAGTTTAAGAAGACAGCGCATCAAGAG ATGGATTTGATATCACGACTTAATCATCCATATGTTGTGGAGTACAAGGATGCTTGGGTGGATAAG GCGGGAATATGCATAGTGACTGCTTATTGTGAAGGAGGAGACAT AGCCGAGCTTGTACGAAAGGCTAGAGGAGCATATTTCCCGGAAGag AAACTCTGCAAATGGCTAACACAATTATTATTGGCATTGGATTACTTGCATACGAATCGTGTCCTTCATAGGGATTTGAAG TGTTCCAACATATTCCTCACAAAGGAGAACGATATCCGTCTtg GTGACTTTGGACTTGCAAAACTTCTCAATTCAGAAGACCTTGCTTCCTCG GTTGTGGGCACACCCAACTACATGTGTCCAGAACTCCTTGCAGACATTCCTTATGGCTATAAATCTGATATTTGGTCACTTG GTTGTTGCATGTTTGAAATTTGTGCACATCAACAACCATTTCGAGCTCCC GATATGTCGGGACTTATCAACAAGATAAACAGATCCACGATTTCTCCTCTCCCCATCGTATATTCTTCAACATT GAAACAGATCATAAAAACCATGTTAAGGAAAAGTCCGGAACATAGACCAACA GCGGCAGAACTGCTAAGACACCCACACTTACAACATTACCTCCTAAAATGTCACAACCCGTCTTCTGTATTTCTACCCGTGAAGCCTCCAAATAGCCCAAAAGACAATAAAACTCCAAAAAAACATTCACCCATGAAACAAAACGACACAAAAGAAAAAGAACGTGATGTACAAGTCCTTAAGCAGAAAGTACAAGTCACAAACGAGAACGCTGAAATCCCGGTTAGAAGTTTACACAACAACCCGATATTCATGGAAGAAACAAATCTCGAGACCAAAAGAGTGGACCCCACGAGTTATTTTAGTGGGGACACAAGTTGCGAGACAACAACGGTTTGCAACGGGGATGGGCCGGAAAAAGTGAGCATGAAATCGAGTTCTCTGGATCTTCTTTCGAATGGAGAGCAAGAGGAAACAAGTCCTCAAATTCTCGAAAAACGTgacgagggtattttgggaaatgaGAAAAAAGATAATCTTGTGGAGGAGACTACTACATCGAACACAGGTGAATTGGGCGATGAAGAGAATGTATCGAATCGGGTGATTATTTGTGAGGTGGATACGGAGGAGCAACTGCAACCGCAACTACAACCGAGAGCCGTTGAGTCTGAACCGGTTAAGCCGGTTGTGGACCAGGAGGCTGAGAAGGGTGCACCGGTGGCTGAACCAGAACCATCGTCTGAATGGCTGAACCCGACTCAACAAAGAGCTGATGCGTTAGAGTCTTTGCTTGAGTTATGTGCAAGGTTGCTAAAACAAGAGAAACTTGAAGAGCTTGCTGCTGTTTTGAAACCGTTTGGGGAAGAAACGGTTTCTTCAAGGGAAACAGCGATTTGGTTGACTAAAAGTCTCATGGGTGCACAGAAATTTGCGGGTGGTGGATCTTGA
- the LOC111897891 gene encoding uncharacterized protein LOC111897891 — MSGREVPRRESPWGLPDGDTRQPKAHRCNDRIEDVVQACFEGNPFKTVPGPFKLFWRCMQSKPGEEPTEPFYYLQLAPPTREVKLE; from the exons ATGAGTGGGAGAGAAGTTCCACGGAGGGAGAGTCCGTGGGGATTACCCGACGGAGACACACGACAACCCAAGGCTCACAGATGCAACGATCGCATTGAAGATGTTGTCCAA GCTTGTTTTGAAGGTAACCCTTTTAAGACAGTTCCTGGCCCTTTTAAGCTTTTCTGGCGTTGCATGCAATCCAAACCCGG TGAAGAGCCTACTGAACCATTTTACTATTTGCAATTAGCACCACCAACTAGAGAAGTCAAGCTCGAGTAA